In one window of Excalfactoria chinensis isolate bCotChi1 chromosome 29, bCotChi1.hap2, whole genome shotgun sequence DNA:
- the LOC140263369 gene encoding scavenger receptor cysteine-rich domain-containing group B protein-like, which translates to MGKRLLACTWLGTGGILLILTGMCVSGPAQIRLVNGPDSCTGRLEVFYNSTWGTVCDDHWNLAGAHVVCRQLGCGMGLSAVGGARYGRGKDPIWLDNVQCTGMETALSKCQARPWGTHNCGHGEDVSVVCSGAPTPGEIQVRLINGSSSCSGRVEIFHNGSWGTVCDDGWNMTAAEVVCREVGCGSALSAPVGATFGQGTGQIWLDDVTCAGTEAALSLCQVSSWGSHNCGHREDAGVECSEPMQVRLVNGSSRCSGRIEVHHNQRWGTVCDDGWDLADAEVVCRQLGCGTAVSAPGKAMFGQGHDPVWLDEVNCMGTEGAITECNLKRWGDHNCKHDEDASVVCSEPTELRLVNGPSHCAGRVEVLHHEQWGTVCDNDWGLAEAMTPSGWRK; encoded by the exons ATGGGGAAGAGGCTGCTTGCATGTACTTGGTTGGGAACTGGAGGGATCCTCCTCATCCTCACAGGGATGTGTG TGTCGGGTCCTGCTCAGATCAGGCTGGTGAATGGCCCTGACTCCTGCACGGGGCGGCTGGAGGTCTTCTACAACAGCACCTGGGGGACAGTGTGTGATGACCACTGGAACCTTGCAGGAGCCCATGTGGTGTGCcggcagctgggctgtgggatgggacTGTCTGCTGTTGGTGGGGCTCGGTATGGCCGAGGAAAAGATCCCATCTGGTTGGACAACGTGCAGTGCACTGGGATGGAAACTGCTCTTTCCAAGTGCCAGGCACGGCCCTGGGGAACCCACAACTGTGGGCATGGAGAGGATGTCAGTGTTGTGTGCTCAG GGGCACCTACTCCAGGAGAGATCCAGGTCAGGCTGATAAATGGCTCAAGCTCTTGCTCTGGCAGAGTGGAAATCTTCCACAATGGCAGCTGGGGCACTGTGTGTGATGATGGCTGGAACATGACAGCTGCCGAAGTGGTGTGCAGAGAAGTGGGCTGTGGTTCAGCTCTGTCAGCCCCCGTTGGAGCTACTTTTGGGCAAGGGACAGGACAAATCTGGCTGGATGATGTGACCTGTGCTGGGACTGAGGCTGCCCTTTCTCTGTGCCAGGTCAGTTCCTGGGGAAGCCACAATTGTGGACACAGAGAGGATGCTGGTGTTGAATGCTCAG AACCAATGCAAGTACGTCTGGTGAATGGCTCCAGCCGCTGCTCAGGAAGAATTGAGGTACACCACAACCAGCGCTGGGGGACGGTGTGCGACGATGGCTGGGACTTGGCTGATGCAGAAGtggtgtgcaggcagctgggctgtgggacAGCTGTGTCAGCTCCTGGCAAAGCTATGTTTGGGCAAGGACACGATCCTGTGTGGCTGGATGAGGTGAATTGCATGGGGACAGAAGGGGCCATCACTGAGTGTAACTTGAAGCGCTGGGGAGACCATAACTGCAAACATGATGAAGATGCTAGTGTTGTGTGTTCAG AGCCGACAGAGTTACGGCTGGTGAATGGTCCAAGCCATTGTGCTGGGCGAGTTGAGGTTCTTCATCATGAGCAATGGGGAACTGTCTGTGACAATGACTGGG GTTTGGCAGAGGCTATGACCCCATCTGGCTGGAGAAAGTGA